In the Planctomycetia bacterium genome, one interval contains:
- the hisC gene encoding histidinol-phosphate transaminase, with product MPYVRPNIAALAGYAPGEQPQGGKFIKLNTNENPYPASPAVTTAIEAALRNGLQRYPDPMATAFRLRAAQLFAAEVPGITPDWILCGNGSDDLLTILTRTFICEGELLRLPYPSYILYRTLAEIQGARAEEVRFGADWSLNDDFSAKAAGLKLAFLPNPNSPSGTYIAPERVLEIAERLPCPLVVDEAYVDFAATNCLSLVARSEKIIVTRTLSKSYALAGLRFGFAIAQPHLIRELIKVKDSYNVDALSIAGATAAIDDQAWLRENRRKVLGTREKLTAGMKALGFDAVPSQANFVWCPHPKLPVKPLYEQLKTSGVLVRYMNYPGWSDGLRISVGTDDQNEACLGLLRGMV from the coding sequence ATGCCCTACGTCCGCCCCAACATTGCCGCTTTGGCTGGATATGCTCCGGGCGAGCAACCCCAGGGCGGGAAATTCATCAAGCTCAATACGAATGAGAACCCATACCCGGCTTCTCCGGCGGTGACCACGGCGATCGAGGCCGCGCTGCGAAACGGTTTGCAACGCTACCCGGATCCGATGGCGACCGCTTTTCGCTTGCGCGCAGCGCAACTTTTCGCGGCCGAAGTGCCGGGCATCACGCCGGATTGGATTCTCTGCGGGAACGGCAGCGATGATCTGCTGACGATTCTCACGCGCACGTTCATCTGCGAAGGAGAATTGCTGCGGCTGCCGTACCCGAGCTACATCCTCTACCGCACGTTGGCTGAGATCCAAGGCGCGCGGGCGGAAGAAGTGCGATTCGGCGCGGATTGGTCGCTCAATGACGATTTCAGCGCCAAGGCCGCTGGTTTAAAGCTCGCCTTCCTGCCGAATCCGAATAGCCCGTCGGGCACGTACATCGCGCCGGAGCGCGTGCTCGAAATCGCGGAACGTTTGCCGTGTCCCTTGGTGGTGGACGAAGCGTATGTCGATTTCGCGGCGACGAATTGCCTGAGCCTCGTTGCGCGCAGCGAGAAGATCATCGTCACGCGGACGCTCAGCAAGTCGTACGCGCTGGCCGGATTGCGCTTCGGCTTCGCCATAGCGCAGCCGCACTTGATCCGCGAGCTGATCAAGGTCAAAGATTCGTATAACGTCGACGCCCTCTCCATCGCCGGCGCCACGGCCGCTATCGACGACCAGGCCTGGCTCCGCGAAAACCGCCGCAAGGTGCTCGGCACGCGCGAGAAGCTCACCGCCGGGATGAAGGCCCTCGGGTTCGACGCCGTGCCGTCGCAGGCCAATTTCGTCTGGTGCCCGCACCCCAAGCTGCCGGTCAAACCGCTCTACGAACAGCTCAAGACGTCCGGCGTCCTGGTACGCTATATGAACTATCCGGGCTGGTCCGACGGCCTCCGCATCTCGGTCGGCACCGACGATCAGAACGAGGCTTGCCTGGGGCTGCTGCGTGGTATGGTTTAG
- a CDS encoding imidazoleglycerol-phosphate dehydratase, with protein sequence MSGRIAKIERNTAETKIRLELNLDGTGASTIATGVGFFDHMLTLFARHGAFDLTVEAQGDLHVDQHHTVEDVGICLGQAIKIALGDKAGIRRYGHFTLPM encoded by the coding sequence ATGAGTGGAAGAATTGCCAAGATCGAACGTAACACCGCTGAGACGAAGATTCGGCTGGAACTGAATCTCGACGGAACCGGCGCGTCGACGATTGCCACCGGCGTCGGCTTCTTCGATCACATGCTGACGCTGTTCGCGCGGCATGGGGCGTTCGATCTCACCGTCGAAGCGCAGGGCGACTTGCACGTCGATCAACATCACACGGTCGAAGACGTCGGCATCTGCTTGGGGCAGGCGATCAAAATTGCGCTCGGCGACAAGGCCGGCATCCGCCGTTACGGGCACTTCACGTTGCCGATG